The genome window GCAACATACCAAAGGCTGATGAACGAAACATTCAGTGACGCCATCGGTAAGTACATAGAAGTGTACATGGATGATCTGGTAATCATGAGCAAGGAGGAGAGCGCGATGCTGGCAAATATCCAGAAGACATTCAACACGTTACGCAGCGTAAGTATCAAGCTGAACCCAGCAAAGTGCtcatttggaatggaagaagggaagttcttgggcttcatagtcacaaaAGATGGTTTCAAGGTAAATCCAGAAAAGGTCCAAGCCATAGAAAGGATGCCTTCACCAGCAAACATCAAGGACATGCAGAAACTAGCAAGACGATTAGCAGCACTCAATCGTTTTCTAGCCAACCACGCTGCAAAATCCTTCCCATTCATCAAAACCTTGCGCAACTGCATGAAGAAAAGCCAGTTCCagtggactccggaagcagaaaGTGCGTTCCGCGAAATGAAAGATTGCCTCATAAAACTGCCAACATtaaccgcaccaaacaaaggAGAACCTTTGGTACTTTACCTGTCAGCTTCCGACAAGGCAGTCGGGGCCGTACTACTCGTCGATCGTCAAGGTGTTCAAACACCAGTGTACTATGTGTCGCGAACCTTGACCGATCCAGAGACCCGGTATGCAATCATGGAGAAGCTAGTTCTTGCACTGATCCACGCTTCAAGACGCCTGCGCAGGTATTTTGCCAACCACGTTATCCACGTGCTAACAAACTACAACATTGGCAACATCCTTGCAAGGCCAGAAGTATCAGGAAGGCTGGCtaaatgggcaatagagctgggGGCCATAATGTGGTTTTCCGACCACGGCCATCGATCAAAGGCCAGGTCTTAGCAGATTTTATGACGGAAGTCCCAGATGACAAAGACAGAGAATGTAAGGCGATGGAGAAAGCCGAGAGAAAGCAAACAGAAGAGCCATGGCTGTTGTACACAGATGGTGCATCTAACGAAGATGGAGCAGGCGCGGGGCTAAGGCTAGTGAGCCCAGACAAACACGAGTTCACATACGCCATACGCCTGGACTTCAAGAGCACAAACAACGAAGCCGAGTACGAAGCTTTCCTGGCTGGCCTACGATTGGCGACCAAAATGGGGGTCCGACACATCGAAGCGCATGTGGACTCCATGTTAGTAGCAGGCCAAATCAACGGCCAATATGAAGCCAAGGGCGATATAATGGCATTCTATCTCAACCAAGCGAAAACATTGCTACAAACCTTCTATTCttacaaggtgcaccacataaatcgaagcgaaaacaagccgGCCGATGCTTTAAGCAAGCTGGCATCAACAAGTTTCCAGCACCAAGCAAAAGATGTGCGCATAGAGGTTTTGAGCAATCCATCCGTTCCACTGAGAGAAGTAAGCG of Helianthus annuus cultivar XRQ/B chromosome 1, HanXRQr2.0-SUNRISE, whole genome shotgun sequence contains these proteins:
- the LOC110884263 gene encoding uncharacterized protein LOC110884263 encodes the protein MTEVPDDKDRECKAMEKAERKQTEEPWLLYTDGASNEDGAGAGLRLVSPDKHEFTYAIRLDFKSTNNEAEYEAFLAGLRLATKMGVRHIEAHVDSMLVAGQINGQYEAKGDIMAFYLNQAKTLLQTFYSYKVHHINRSENKPADALSKLASTSFQHQAKDVRIEVLSNPSVPLREVSVIQTGTTSWMTPIIMYLQSGILPENKAEA